CCTTTCATGTGCAACTTCTGGATGAGTTATAGGAATTATATCGTGGAGCAATGGAATTATGGTCACATTTAACTTAAACGCCTTCTTTAACGCAGTAAAATCATAATATCTACCCGTAAAACCGTCGGGTATTAAAAGAAGATCGTTAGATTTTATACTGATAGGCTTGACTGCCGTTCTGATCCGAAAATGCATTATTTGCAGTTGAACAGTTGAAACCAATAGTCTTACAATATTCTTGAAAAAATATTCAACTTTTAAAAGAAAATACCAACTTGATCGATCTAAAATCGGAAATGATTGGTCATAATAGACTTTTTTAGATTTTCTTACTGACCTTGACTTAAACCAGTAATAAGAATCTTTTAATAAACATTTAAAATTTTTTAATTTTTCGGAAAACGCTCCACGAATTTTTTGAGCATCTTCCAAGCGATAATACTTTCCCCCTACCCCAATTATTGGAACACAAGGAATTCCAATAGATTGTGACAAAATCTGCGATCTCAAAGAAATTTCATTGACAACTCTCTGAATTCCGGTATTCAGCCCTGAAAAAAAACTTTCCGTACAATCAATATAGATGTTCTCTGGATTTTTTTTTCCTTTTAAAATCAAAAGTTAATCCTTTTCCGTTCTTTTATCTATTTGCTTGCAATGGTTCCTTTAGCACTGAACAACTCTCGACTGAAAGTCGAAGGGAGTTGATCCCACATGAACATTGAGTCGGCTTAAAGACGACTTTGTGAAGTGGGTGGCCTTGTAAGACAAAAATCTCTCATTTTTTGGTTCTTCCGATTTTTCCGTGGGGCAAAAGATATGCCATGATTTCTCTCATCGATAACCCCTATGGGGAGGGAAGGACGATGAGTGACACGGGGCTGTATCAGGATCTCCTGGGGATTGTGGCCCCCTGGAACGTTGACTCGGTAACGATGGATATAGATAAGAAACGGGTGGACATGACAGTGTCTCATCCCCCAAAGATTCTGTTTGCCTGCCCGGAAAGCTGAACCGGGTTTCCGGTATTCGATCATGCGGAAGCGCGGACCTGGAGACATCTGGACAGCTGCCAGTTCTTCGCCTATCTCCATGCCCGGGTTCCCCGGATCTCCTGTGCGACTCATGGAGTCCGGCAGGTGTCGGTTCCCCGGGCTGAAGCCCGGGGACGACGATTCACCAAGCTATTTGAGCGCTTGGCGATTGATGTTCTGAAGTCGTGTGACGTCTCCAGTGCGGCCGCCCTCCTCCGGATCAGCTGGGACGAGACCTGGAGTATCCAGTAGTGGGCGGTGGAAAGGGGTTTGGGCCGGAAGGAGAGTAGCCGATTGAAAACATTGCAATAGAGGAAAAGGCCACCTCCAAAATTTTGATTGCGCATATAAGAGCGATATTTATTTCCTGATAACCCATGAACATCAGCCCATATTGCCAAGCGGTACGGAAGCGACGGGGTCCGAAGGGCAACGAACATAA
The sequence above is drawn from the Leptospirillum ferriphilum ML-04 genome and encodes:
- a CDS encoding transposase family protein: MSVPRAEARGRRFTKLFERLAIDVLKSCDVSSAAALLRISWDETWSIQ